One genomic segment of Ignavibacteriota bacterium includes these proteins:
- a CDS encoding ABC transporter ATP-binding protein, producing MSLAIELQNVTAGYKQNLPIIVDVNLQVEEKEFLGIIGPNGGGKTTLLKVILGLINPTKGKVLVDGKLNNSDYQIGYVPQYSNFDKTYPISVKDVVSMGIKKSDNFQLVESALTKVNLLNKINVQIGHLSGGEQQRVLIARALATNPKILLLDEPTASIDTQTGNNIYELLTELNKEKTIILVSHDIGAISRAVKKIACMNKKLVYHNSKEVTKEMLEETYQCPVDLIAHGVPHRVFDHHH from the coding sequence ATGAGTTTAGCAATTGAATTACAAAACGTAACAGCCGGTTACAAGCAAAATTTACCAATAATTGTTGATGTAAATTTACAAGTTGAAGAAAAAGAATTCCTCGGAATTATTGGTCCAAACGGCGGCGGGAAAACAACTCTTTTAAAAGTTATACTTGGATTGATCAATCCCACAAAGGGCAAAGTGTTGGTTGATGGAAAATTAAATAATTCGGATTACCAAATTGGTTACGTTCCGCAATATTCTAACTTTGATAAAACTTATCCAATTTCCGTAAAAGATGTAGTTTCAATGGGAATTAAGAAAAGTGATAATTTTCAACTTGTTGAATCTGCGTTAACAAAAGTAAATTTGCTAAATAAAATAAATGTTCAAATCGGACATCTTTCCGGCGGCGAACAGCAGCGTGTTTTAATTGCGCGAGCTTTAGCTACAAATCCAAAAATACTTCTGCTTGATGAACCAACCGCAAGCATTGATACACAAACCGGAAATAATATTTACGAATTGCTTACAGAACTTAATAAGGAAAAAACAATAATTTTAGTTTCGCATGATATTGGAGCAATTTCCCGCGCAGTAAAGAAAATTGCATGTATGAATAAAAAATTGGTTTATCATAATTCTAAAGAAGTTACAAAAGAAATGCTGGAAGAAACTTATCAATGTCCGGTAGATTTAATTGCACACGGAGTTCCGCACAGAGTTTTTGATCATCACCATTAA
- a CDS encoding zinc ABC transporter substrate-binding protein, translating into MQKLKLLIYFIMIISAINCSEKKSQLPEEIKIAVTLPPFADFVKNIVADRAEIIILVPPGTNAHSYEPTPGNIKNLLNSNIYFRVGKSFKLEEIIFSKVKIDTSITQTIDCSKGIEIINNDPHYWLSPKLVKSITETMLEVLVEKYPHHKNFFTNNTNRFLHKLDSIDANISTMLSNKKERSFLVYHPAWTYLAQHYNLQQFAVEQDGKSPKADELKEFIDLAVEKNANTIFFDPHFDNASVTTIANSLNIKIESLDPLPVNYLENLSQIGKKFEMSLK; encoded by the coding sequence ATGCAAAAATTAAAATTACTTATATATTTTATTATGATAATTTCTGCAATAAATTGTTCTGAAAAAAAATCACAATTGCCGGAAGAAATAAAAATTGCAGTTACGCTTCCGCCGTTTGCAGATTTTGTAAAAAATATTGTTGCAGATCGTGCTGAAATAATTATTCTTGTTCCGCCGGGAACAAATGCACATTCGTATGAACCAACTCCGGGCAATATAAAAAATCTTCTGAATTCAAATATTTATTTTAGAGTTGGAAAGTCTTTCAAGTTGGAAGAAATAATTTTCAGTAAAGTTAAAATTGATACTTCAATTACTCAAACAATTGATTGCAGCAAAGGAATTGAAATTATAAATAACGATCCGCATTATTGGCTTTCACCAAAATTGGTAAAATCAATTACTGAAACAATGTTAGAAGTTTTGGTTGAAAAATATCCTCATCACAAAAATTTCTTCACAAATAATACAAATAGATTTTTGCATAAATTAGATTCAATTGATGCAAATATTTCTACAATGCTTTCGAATAAAAAAGAAAGATCATTTTTGGTTTATCATCCGGCGTGGACATATTTAGCACAACATTATAATCTTCAACAATTTGCAGTTGAGCAAGATGGCAAATCACCAAAAGCTGATGAACTAAAGGAATTTATTGATCTTGCAGTTGAAAAAAATGCAAATACAATTTTCTTTGATCCGCATTTTGATAATGCTTCTGTTACAACAATTGCAAATTCCTTAAATATTAAAATTGAATCACTTGATCCTCTTCCGGTAAATTATTTAGAAAATTTATCTCAAATCGGTAAAAAATTTGAAATGAGTTTAAAATGA
- a CDS encoding metal ABC transporter permease, whose protein sequence is MFEIFQYEFMQNAILASVLASIACGIIGTYIVIKRLVFLSGGISHSAYGGIGLGYLLSFNPIYGAVFSSLLGAVFVSVMRKNKLENEDTLIGIIWAFGMALGVLFIGLAPGYAPDLMSYLFGNILTVSSSELILMGIADLIIMVVVSIFFKQFQAITFDEEYSKTIGLNVDFYYLLLFVLIALTLVLLIKLVGIILVVALLTIPAAISKMIAKSLKSMMILSIIFGLVFTIFGLLISYYLNLPSGSAIIILSVIGYFIVFITNKILNN, encoded by the coding sequence ATGTTTGAAATTTTTCAATATGAATTTATGCAAAATGCAATACTGGCAAGCGTTTTAGCAAGTATCGCATGTGGAATTATAGGAACGTATATTGTGATAAAAAGATTAGTTTTTTTAAGCGGAGGAATTTCTCATTCTGCTTACGGAGGAATTGGTTTAGGTTATTTATTATCGTTCAATCCAATTTACGGCGCAGTTTTTTCATCATTACTTGGAGCTGTTTTTGTTTCCGTAATGAGAAAAAATAAATTGGAAAATGAAGATACATTAATCGGAATTATTTGGGCTTTCGGAATGGCACTTGGAGTTTTATTTATCGGACTTGCGCCCGGTTACGCTCCGGATTTGATGAGTTATTTATTCGGAAATATTTTAACTGTTTCTTCAAGTGAATTAATACTTATGGGAATTGCTGATTTAATAATTATGGTTGTTGTTTCAATTTTCTTTAAGCAATTTCAAGCAATAACATTTGATGAAGAATATTCCAAAACAATTGGGCTTAATGTTGATTTCTATTACTTGCTTCTATTCGTATTAATTGCATTAACTTTAGTTTTGCTAATTAAATTAGTAGGAATAATTTTAGTAGTTGCACTTTTAACAATTCCCGCCGCAATAAGTAAAATGATTGCAAAATCTCTAAAATCCATGATGATTTTATCAATAATATTCGGACTTGTTTTCACAATCTTTGGTTTATTGATTTCGTATTATTTAAATTTACCTTCAGGTTCGGCAATAATAATTTTATCCGTGATTGGATATTTTATTGTTTTTATAACTAACAAAATTTTGAATAACTAA
- a CDS encoding transcriptional repressor, protein MENLISILKENGAKLTSPRKIILEKLSKTDRPLTLREIYEECSTIDFASVFRTLKLFCEIGIVEEINFADNKTRFELKNKKHHHHVICSECGEIKELPLCLLTEIEKITDYKIIKHSFEFLGICPKCKN, encoded by the coding sequence ATGGAAAATTTAATTTCAATTTTAAAAGAAAACGGCGCTAAACTTACTTCCCCAAGAAAAATAATTCTTGAAAAATTAAGCAAAACTGATCGCCCGTTAACTTTAAGGGAAATTTACGAAGAATGCAGTACAATAGATTTTGCAAGTGTTTTTAGAACTCTAAAATTATTCTGTGAAATTGGAATTGTAGAAGAAATAAATTTTGCTGATAATAAAACTCGATTTGAATTAAAAAACAAAAAACATCATCATCACGTAATTTGTTCTGAGTGCGGTGAAATTAAAGAATTGCCGCTTTGTTTACTTACGGAAATTGAAAAAATCACAGATTATAAAATCATAAAACACAGTTTTGAATTCTTGGGGATTTGTCCAAAATGCAAAAATTAA